A single region of the Granulicella aggregans genome encodes:
- the parS gene encoding type II RES/Xre toxin-antitoxin system antitoxin, giving the protein MTVAAITSVLGGHKLLKRRINSDSELTLLTREGLPVSALTLLAAGLSIDRKTLARVVGISDRTLNRRIANGGRLSAEESDRTVRLARIVAAATDTLGDASKASAWLQKPNRALEGQSPLDLLDTDTGTRSVETILGRIAYGIYS; this is encoded by the coding sequence ATGACGGTTGCGGCGATCACCTCGGTGCTGGGCGGACACAAGCTGCTGAAGCGGCGCATTAACTCCGACTCCGAATTGACCCTGCTGACACGCGAGGGGCTGCCGGTAAGTGCGCTGACGCTGCTGGCGGCTGGGCTGTCGATCGATCGCAAGACCCTTGCGCGCGTGGTGGGTATCTCCGACCGGACGCTGAATCGCAGGATCGCGAACGGCGGTCGGCTTTCGGCGGAAGAGAGCGATCGGACGGTGCGGCTGGCGCGTATTGTGGCGGCGGCGACCGATACGTTGGGCGATGCGAGTAAGGCGTCTGCATGGTTGCAGAAGCCGAATCGGGCGCTGGAAGGACAATCGCCGCTTGACCTGCTCGATACGGATACGGGTACAAGGTCGGTCGAGACGATCCTGGGCCGGATCGCTTACGGAATCTATAGCTGA
- a CDS encoding zinc-dependent alcohol dehydrogenase family protein — MSYKAWRVETPSGPFREVDLPRPSLGHNQALVRIMASGINPLDAKIRAGQATHARQPLPAVLGLDMAGIVEEASPTTTKFKAGDEVYGMAGGVGGHPGTLAQLIVADADLLARKPTNLTMREAAALPLSFITAWEGLVDRAKVHEGQDVLIHAGAGGVGHIAVQIALAFGAKVFATVSPDKREIVESYGAVAIDYRSLPVEEYVATHTRNQGFDIVYDTVGGTTLDASFSAVKRYSGHVLSCLGWGSHSLAPLSFRGATYSGVFTLLPLLTGLDCAHHGNILTQAARLAERGQLRPLLSQEQFTHATIEAAFEKVQAGSVGKVVVAETN; from the coding sequence ATGAGCTACAAAGCATGGCGCGTCGAAACACCGTCGGGTCCGTTTCGCGAGGTCGATCTGCCGAGACCGTCTCTCGGTCACAATCAAGCTCTGGTACGGATCATGGCCAGCGGAATCAATCCCCTCGACGCCAAGATTCGCGCGGGACAAGCTACGCATGCAAGACAGCCGCTGCCCGCGGTCCTCGGTCTTGATATGGCGGGGATCGTGGAAGAGGCCTCTCCCACAACCACGAAGTTCAAAGCAGGAGATGAAGTCTATGGCATGGCCGGGGGAGTCGGAGGCCACCCGGGAACCCTCGCGCAGCTGATTGTCGCCGACGCCGATCTTCTTGCACGGAAGCCAACAAATCTGACGATGCGCGAAGCGGCTGCTCTGCCTCTAAGCTTCATCACCGCATGGGAGGGTCTCGTCGACCGCGCGAAGGTGCATGAAGGACAGGATGTTCTCATCCATGCTGGAGCAGGCGGAGTAGGCCACATCGCGGTTCAGATTGCGCTTGCCTTCGGAGCGAAGGTCTTCGCTACCGTCTCCCCGGATAAGAGAGAGATCGTCGAATCCTATGGTGCCGTTGCAATCGACTATCGCTCTCTGCCGGTCGAAGAATATGTGGCCACTCACACCAGGAACCAGGGTTTCGATATCGTGTACGACACGGTGGGCGGCACGACTCTCGACGCTTCCTTCTCGGCCGTCAAGCGCTACTCCGGCCATGTTTTGAGTTGTCTTGGCTGGGGCTCACACTCGCTTGCTCCCCTCTCGTTTCGGGGAGCTACCTACTCCGGGGTGTTCACTCTTCTGCCTCTGCTGACGGGCCTCGATTGCGCCCATCACGGGAACATCCTCACCCAGGCAGCGAGACTCGCAGAGCGAGGGCAACTGCGGCCACTGCTCAGCCAGGAACAATTCACTCACGCCACCATCGAAGCCGCTTTCGAGAAGGTGCAGGCTGGTTCGGTGGGCAAAGTAGTTGTCGCCGAAACGAATTAA
- a CDS encoding RES family NAD+ phosphorylase yields MQVWRICLKRFAEAAFLGEGARLYSGRWNPAGVPMVYTSTSLSLAAMEFFVHIEIGIEPANLVSVSAELPVDESELRQRGEELTANLPEDWRRLDHAALRQMGHDWVASGSSLAMMVPSVVIEGEWSLLINPNHPDVSRIKRAEPKPFHFDARMFRTRQQ; encoded by the coding sequence ATGCAGGTGTGGCGTATCTGCCTGAAGAGATTCGCTGAAGCGGCATTTCTGGGCGAAGGCGCACGGCTGTATTCGGGGCGCTGGAATCCAGCGGGAGTACCGATGGTATACACCTCGACTTCTCTGTCGCTTGCCGCGATGGAGTTCTTCGTCCACATCGAGATCGGCATTGAACCCGCCAACCTGGTCTCCGTTAGCGCCGAGTTGCCTGTTGACGAGTCTGAGTTGCGGCAGCGGGGCGAGGAGCTGACCGCGAACCTGCCGGAGGATTGGCGGCGATTGGATCACGCTGCATTGCGTCAGATGGGGCACGATTGGGTTGCATCTGGGAGTTCGCTTGCGATGATGGTTCCATCGGTGGTGATCGAGGGTGAGTGGAGTCTCTTGATAAACCCAAATCATCCAGACGTTTCCAGGATCAAGCGAGCCGAGCCGAAGCCGTTCCATTTTGACGCGAGGATGTTTCGGACAAGGCAACAGTGA
- a CDS encoding glucosidase family protein has protein sequence MKTLIAAIIFFAVSASFALAQTDGILLSAANAKLTTTAEGILVTRTDPNAPIEMTFTICQGIGVSREHDQWWVLPISVTNAHIDANKGLWILPVDATSKENSWYLELKDGSVSATKTDNGLKVLLNADSTTAFKAEARPHSDPFRNRFSIQIAGAPGLEDALAGFYWGTMLPSVVEKTMAANFRYSSGYVLSTLNITAYAGSYPAVDHEFQIKGRLAMGSEVDLDIVRRMIELQFKLMGDDPEHLSRAPTSVQPDGSREYHVRRSSMDDKQNAAMFPLTANIEVIEEAWHYYEARKDLAWLRDHIGNLERAAAWTLASVDQYGRVWSDVYYEDQVIEDGRVTQAQAFAANTFNLLAGMEKLLGRQAKAASYAATSKKLAGALILPLPDGYWDEKSQRFIDWVDRDGRSHDHIHLLANTVPVTFGYATPDQATAVRRLVEENAGRFERFPSFVAADIAGYTKSEIGNGGPYDLSAAGRYWYWDAAFRESQKQDGVLLDQLKAVAAEGAKDNYFMGERYDMDYIYYIDGKNAHGAGKYYEYPNVYSAVLISKFLGLTIPADADVSVAPHLGSYGSVEFDEPAYALRYSYDADGFVLKNLSSKRRRFEVDLSALGAATAFYRLRSQPVVANATIILAPQEEARWIREK, from the coding sequence TTGAAAACACTGATCGCGGCGATCATCTTCTTTGCAGTTTCGGCCTCCTTCGCGTTGGCACAAACAGATGGGATTCTGCTGTCTGCAGCGAACGCCAAACTGACCACCACCGCAGAGGGCATTCTTGTTACACGAACAGATCCTAACGCGCCGATCGAGATGACCTTCACGATCTGCCAGGGCATCGGGGTAAGCCGCGAGCACGATCAGTGGTGGGTTCTTCCGATCAGCGTAACCAATGCCCACATCGATGCGAACAAAGGCCTATGGATTCTGCCCGTCGATGCCACATCAAAAGAAAACTCCTGGTACCTCGAACTGAAGGATGGCAGCGTAAGCGCGACGAAGACGGATAACGGTTTGAAGGTCCTCCTCAACGCCGACAGCACTACCGCCTTCAAAGCAGAAGCCCGTCCACACAGCGATCCCTTCCGCAACCGGTTCTCGATACAGATCGCAGGCGCACCCGGGCTTGAAGACGCGCTGGCGGGATTCTACTGGGGCACCATGCTGCCATCGGTCGTGGAAAAGACGATGGCGGCAAACTTCCGGTACAGCAGCGGCTATGTCCTCAGCACGCTCAACATCACCGCCTATGCGGGCTCCTATCCCGCAGTCGACCACGAGTTCCAGATCAAGGGCCGATTGGCGATGGGCTCGGAGGTCGATCTCGACATAGTGAGGCGGATGATCGAACTCCAGTTCAAGCTGATGGGCGATGACCCAGAGCATCTTTCCCGAGCGCCCACATCGGTTCAGCCCGACGGCTCGCGCGAGTACCACGTCCGCCGCAGCAGCATGGACGACAAGCAGAACGCCGCGATGTTCCCATTAACCGCCAACATCGAGGTGATCGAAGAGGCCTGGCATTACTACGAGGCCCGCAAGGATCTCGCGTGGCTGCGAGATCATATAGGCAACCTGGAGCGCGCCGCTGCCTGGACTCTGGCAAGTGTGGATCAATATGGGCGCGTGTGGTCGGATGTCTACTACGAAGACCAGGTGATCGAAGATGGCCGCGTCACCCAGGCGCAGGCCTTCGCGGCGAACACCTTCAACTTGCTTGCGGGTATGGAAAAGCTGCTGGGGCGGCAAGCGAAGGCGGCCAGCTACGCCGCAACTTCGAAGAAGCTTGCCGGTGCGCTGATCCTGCCGTTGCCTGACGGCTACTGGGACGAGAAGAGCCAGCGGTTCATTGACTGGGTCGACCGCGACGGCAGATCCCACGATCATATTCATCTGCTAGCCAACACGGTTCCTGTCACCTTCGGCTATGCGACGCCAGACCAGGCCACCGCCGTACGCCGCCTGGTCGAAGAGAACGCCGGCCGGTTCGAGCGCTTCCCCAGCTTTGTCGCGGCAGACATCGCCGGGTACACCAAATCCGAGATCGGCAACGGCGGCCCGTACGACCTGAGCGCTGCGGGCCGCTATTGGTACTGGGACGCCGCCTTCCGAGAGTCGCAGAAGCAGGATGGGGTTCTGCTCGACCAATTAAAGGCGGTAGCTGCCGAGGGTGCGAAAGACAACTACTTCATGGGCGAGCGCTACGACATGGACTACATCTACTATATCGACGGAAAGAACGCCCACGGCGCAGGCAAGTACTACGAGTATCCCAACGTCTACTCCGCCGTGCTGATCTCGAAGTTCCTCGGCCTTACCATCCCCGCTGATGCGGACGTATCCGTTGCACCCCACCTCGGCAGCTATGGCAGCGTGGAGTTCGACGAGCCTGCCTACGCGCTGCGCTACAGCTATGACGCAGACGGCTTTGTGCTGAAGAATCTCTCCAGCAAGCGGCGGCGATTCGAGGTAGACCTGTCGGCTTTGGGCGCAGCGACTGCGTTTTACCGGCTGAGAAGCCAGCCGGTCGTAGCGAACGCGACCATCATCCTGGCTCCGCAGGAAGAGGCGCGGTGGATTCGGGAGAAATAA
- a CDS encoding DUF3050 domain-containing protein — MQILEQSEELQTLAERLRPLYTRLANHPLYASFESVEDLHLFMESHVFAVWDFMSLLKTLQRGLTCIDVPWVPSRFPTSRRLVNEIVLGEESDIYGTRPISHFELYIQAMKECGACTLAIESLLLHLREGADWATALARSSAPDAAQRFVQTTFGIIERGRLHEIAAAFTFGREDLIPDMFRGFIRDQDERLSGKLATLRWYLDRHIEVDGEDHGPMALQMVSELCGSDSKKWKEATEAAEIALLARIALWDSIAASLREAPVKVLVN, encoded by the coding sequence ATGCAGATTCTCGAACAATCCGAAGAGTTACAGACACTCGCCGAGCGGCTGCGCCCGCTCTACACGCGGCTTGCGAACCATCCGCTCTATGCAAGCTTCGAGAGCGTCGAAGACCTGCACCTCTTCATGGAGTCACACGTCTTTGCGGTGTGGGACTTTATGTCGCTGTTGAAGACACTTCAGCGCGGGCTGACCTGCATCGATGTTCCCTGGGTTCCGAGCCGCTTCCCTACCAGCCGGCGGCTGGTGAACGAGATCGTGCTTGGCGAAGAGAGCGACATCTACGGCACGCGGCCCATCAGCCACTTCGAGCTTTACATCCAAGCGATGAAGGAGTGCGGTGCCTGCACGCTCGCCATCGAGAGCCTGCTCCTTCACCTCCGTGAGGGTGCGGACTGGGCTACCGCACTCGCGCGCAGTTCCGCTCCCGATGCGGCTCAGCGCTTCGTTCAGACTACTTTTGGCATCATCGAGCGCGGCAGGCTACATGAGATCGCCGCGGCTTTTACCTTCGGCCGCGAAGACCTCATCCCGGATATGTTTCGCGGCTTCATCCGCGATCAGGACGAACGGCTCTCCGGCAAGCTGGCGACACTGCGCTGGTATCTCGATCGGCACATCGAAGTGGACGGCGAAGACCACGGGCCTATGGCGCTGCAGATGGTCAGCGAGTTGTGCGGCAGCGACAGCAAGAAGTGGAAGGAAGCCACCGAGGCAGCGGAGATCGCCCTGCTTGCGCGCATCGCACTGTGGGACAGCATCGCGGCGAGTTTGCGCGAAGCTCCGGTGAAGGTTCTGGTGAATTAA
- the add gene encoding adenosine deaminase, with protein sequence MLSTTIESSKAIRLIAMPQKRTKAKPEIDVPTWLKGLPKVELHLHLEGTILPATLLELSQRHDAQPLTAEDARKLYIYENFLGFMDSFKAVSARLKGPDDYELITYNMVRELAAQGVVHAEVYISFGIIYYWKNAEVEPYVEAIERGRIRAEKEFGTTIYWLIDAVRHFGAEEASKVFRKAAELRQQYPSIIGIGIGGDEARGSADLFRESYAEAKAAGLRLTAHAGETIGPESIWSAINIGAERIGHALAAQHDPELLEVLATKQIPLELNITSNIRTGSCPSFDVHPVRDYFNAGLMVTLNSDDPPMFGSNLLEEYILAHDKFGFTLEHLRELAANAVEASFLPPERKLALLRSVELYS encoded by the coding sequence ATGCTGAGTACAACCATAGAATCGTCCAAAGCCATTAGACTTATAGCCATGCCGCAGAAGCGCACGAAAGCTAAGCCCGAGATCGATGTCCCCACCTGGCTGAAGGGCCTGCCGAAGGTCGAGCTCCATCTCCACCTCGAAGGCACCATTCTCCCCGCCACGCTGCTCGAGCTCAGCCAGCGCCACGATGCCCAGCCGCTCACCGCCGAGGACGCGCGCAAGCTCTACATCTACGAAAACTTCCTCGGCTTCATGGACTCCTTCAAAGCCGTCTCCGCCCGCCTCAAAGGCCCGGACGACTACGAGCTCATCACCTACAACATGGTCCGTGAGCTCGCCGCCCAGGGTGTCGTCCACGCCGAGGTCTACATCTCCTTTGGCATCATCTATTACTGGAAGAATGCGGAGGTTGAGCCCTACGTCGAGGCCATCGAGCGCGGCCGCATCCGGGCCGAGAAAGAGTTCGGCACCACCATCTACTGGCTCATCGACGCCGTTCGCCACTTCGGCGCGGAGGAGGCTTCGAAGGTCTTCCGCAAAGCCGCCGAGCTGCGCCAGCAGTATCCCAGCATCATCGGCATCGGAATCGGGGGCGACGAGGCCCGCGGCTCCGCCGACCTCTTCCGCGAGAGCTACGCCGAAGCCAAGGCCGCTGGTCTCCGTCTGACCGCCCATGCTGGCGAGACGATCGGTCCCGAAAGCATCTGGTCCGCCATCAACATCGGAGCGGAGCGCATCGGCCATGCCCTGGCCGCGCAACACGACCCGGAACTTCTCGAAGTCCTCGCCACCAAACAGATTCCGCTTGAGCTGAACATCACCAGCAACATCCGCACCGGCAGTTGCCCCAGCTTCGACGTTCACCCCGTGCGCGACTACTTCAACGCAGGCCTGATGGTGACGCTCAACTCCGACGACCCACCGATGTTCGGCAGCAACCTGCTCGAGGAGTACATCCTCGCGCACGACAAGTTCGGCTTCACGCTCGAACACCTGCGTGAGTTGGCCGCCAACGCCGTTGAAGCGAGCTTCCTTCCCCCGGAACGCAAGCTGGCGCTGCTTCGGTCGGTCGAACTCTATAGCTAA
- a CDS encoding amino acid permease, which yields MISDSERPEHALTKTLGPLSLTALGIGAVIGSGIFTVIGTAIGGNPSKIADWKGSPIIDLILHHGAVAGRPGAGPALALSLVLVAIVCGLTGLCYAELASMIPIAGSAYTYTYATLGELIAWIIGWDLILEYAFSNMSVSVGFAAHIVDLMDWLGIHLDPKWLSPAYLPLGLQDLAGKDIFPEGWHFGFDIPAFIIVLLLTVVLVRGIRESARTNNIMVLVKITAILLFIGFGLSFVHPSNYHPFSPNGFSGVLAGGSIIFFTYIGFDSVSTASEECKNPRRDVPIGIVATLIVCTILYIGVAAVLTGMVPWQSVAGDGAPVVNALKRLSLTPGGGRLHWVRLIVVLGAIVGMISSILVFQLGQARVWFAMSRDKLLPDVFSRIHPKFRTPAFATWVAGILVAIPSGLFDVGTFAEMSNIGTLFAFVLVSIGVMVLRAKDPARHRGFRVPFGPLIPILSTLFCILLMAGLPAITWVRFFVWLVIGLLVYFFYSRKRSEFYEG from the coding sequence CTGATCTCGGACTCGGAACGGCCGGAGCACGCCCTCACCAAGACGCTTGGCCCGCTCTCTCTCACCGCCCTTGGTATCGGCGCGGTCATCGGCTCCGGCATCTTTACCGTCATCGGCACGGCCATCGGCGGCAATCCTTCGAAGATCGCCGACTGGAAGGGCTCGCCGATCATCGACCTGATCCTGCACCACGGGGCAGTCGCCGGCCGCCCCGGCGCAGGTCCTGCATTGGCGCTATCGCTCGTACTTGTAGCCATCGTCTGCGGCCTCACTGGCCTCTGCTATGCGGAGCTCGCCAGCATGATCCCTATCGCCGGCTCGGCCTACACCTACACCTACGCCACGCTCGGCGAACTGATCGCCTGGATCATCGGCTGGGACCTTATCCTCGAGTACGCCTTCTCCAACATGAGCGTCAGTGTCGGCTTCGCCGCGCACATCGTCGACCTGATGGACTGGCTTGGGATCCATCTCGATCCCAAGTGGCTCTCGCCCGCCTATCTTCCGCTCGGTCTCCAGGACCTCGCCGGTAAAGACATCTTCCCCGAAGGCTGGCACTTCGGCTTCGATATCCCCGCCTTCATTATCGTCCTTCTGCTCACGGTCGTCCTCGTCCGAGGCATTCGCGAGTCCGCCCGCACTAACAACATCATGGTGCTGGTCAAGATCACGGCGATTCTGCTGTTCATCGGCTTCGGGCTGTCGTTCGTCCACCCATCGAACTATCATCCCTTCTCGCCGAACGGCTTCTCGGGCGTGCTCGCGGGCGGGTCGATCATCTTCTTCACGTACATCGGCTTCGACTCGGTCTCGACGGCCAGCGAAGAGTGCAAGAACCCACGCCGGGACGTGCCGATTGGCATTGTCGCCACACTGATTGTCTGTACCATCCTCTACATCGGTGTGGCTGCCGTGCTGACGGGCATGGTGCCTTGGCAGTCGGTCGCAGGCGACGGCGCTCCGGTCGTCAATGCGCTGAAGCGCCTCTCGCTCACTCCGGGCGGAGGACGCCTGCATTGGGTGCGCCTGATCGTCGTGCTCGGCGCAATCGTCGGCATGATCTCGTCGATTCTCGTCTTCCAGCTCGGCCAGGCCCGCGTCTGGTTCGCGATGTCGCGCGACAAGCTTCTGCCTGACGTCTTCTCGCGCATACACCCCAAGTTCCGTACGCCCGCCTTCGCTACCTGGGTCGCGGGAATTCTGGTCGCGATTCCCTCGGGCCTCTTCGACGTCGGCACCTTCGCGGAGATGTCGAACATCGGCACCCTCTTCGCGTTCGTGCTGGTCTCCATCGGCGTGATGGTTCTTCGCGCCAAAGATCCCGCCCGTCATAGAGGATTCCGCGTCCCGTTTGGCCCGCTCATTCCCATCCTCAGCACGCTCTTCTGCATTCTGCTGATGGCTGGTCTGCCCGCGATTACCTGGGTACGATTCTTTGTATGGCTCGTGATCGGCCTGCTTGTCTACTTCTTCTACAGCCGGAAGCGGAGCGAGTTCTACGAAGGCTAA
- a CDS encoding ATP-dependent helicase: MSHLLENMNPQQQDGIRSVDGPVLLLAGAGSGKTRVVTHRIAYLIEERGVPADAILAVTFTNKAAKEMSERVDKILGHSSLAKPTLATFHSFCVRVLRRDIEALRTNGVGLTRTFAIYDETDQQAVVKQALKRLGIDDKQLKPRVALGRISWAKNHMIDPQEYFLASTNPMEEKIAHIFEIYKKELFKANALDFDDLLLETVRLLKSSSEVRERYNRKYRYVMIDEYQDTNRPQYELMKLLAGSHHNICVVGDEDQSIYSWRGADIKNILDFEKDFPGAKTIRLEQNYRSTQIILEGASAVVAQNTQRKGKNLWTAREGGSLIGYYEAPDGENEALFIADRINTYLKASGNIEEPPRCAVLYRTNSQSRLVEEALRRYQIQYHMVGGFSFYDRAEVKDILSYMKLVQNTNDSIALNRVVNSPPRGIGKTTMETLERMALTTGISTWDAIGRAIEDRLLPARALTALSGFKRLIEDARAMLGTEFAEKLTQDVSEEGAGNTNFDPAAFGAVEAESEDTSFPPVEGNGADTSFDTSFNFGFDFGPSEEVSTIAAENATLPVTDAEAVSFNPFAPVVLKSNKPQLKRSAADSKPASAQDRAAERIMADEKPAFRAPGDPATLPELIKFLNDRSGYIRALEEEATPESFSRIENLKELANAAQDAQERGETLHEFLDHAALISDADGYSAEARVTLMTLHAAKGLEFPLVFLTGMEEGLFPHSRTFTDPVGLEEERRLCYVGMTRAMDTLVMTRARYRRRYGSDMPEASVPSRFLEEVPQRLVEDLGSPGQRPSFNSGYGNSYGNRPGSGSGSHEDGERHYSYEDEDQSGSRNRPAAAGSRPSGSSMDNIANFFAARGQSVPSFKAGQKFSRPKLDVPAPTGKTGLQQGVRVRHPKYGEGMVFRREGDGDDAKITVQFQQHGVKKLVEKFAQLERL; this comes from the coding sequence TTGTCTCACCTTCTCGAAAATATGAACCCGCAGCAGCAGGATGGCATCCGCTCGGTCGATGGCCCCGTGCTCCTGCTCGCTGGTGCCGGCAGCGGCAAGACCCGCGTCGTCACGCATCGCATCGCCTACCTTATTGAAGAGCGCGGCGTGCCTGCCGACGCGATCCTCGCCGTCACCTTCACGAACAAGGCGGCGAAGGAGATGTCCGAGCGCGTCGACAAGATCCTCGGACACAGTTCGCTGGCGAAGCCTACCCTTGCGACATTCCACAGCTTCTGCGTGCGTGTGCTGCGTCGCGATATCGAGGCGCTACGGACGAATGGAGTCGGCCTCACCCGCACCTTCGCTATCTACGACGAGACCGATCAGCAGGCCGTGGTGAAGCAGGCGTTGAAGCGGCTGGGCATCGACGACAAGCAGTTGAAGCCGCGTGTCGCGCTGGGCCGAATCTCCTGGGCGAAGAACCATATGATCGACCCGCAGGAGTACTTCCTCGCCAGCACCAACCCGATGGAAGAGAAGATCGCGCACATCTTCGAGATCTACAAGAAGGAGCTGTTCAAGGCGAACGCGCTGGACTTCGACGATCTTCTGCTCGAGACGGTGCGACTGCTGAAGTCCTCCAGCGAGGTTCGTGAGCGTTACAACCGCAAGTACCGTTACGTGATGATCGATGAGTACCAGGACACGAATCGTCCGCAGTACGAACTGATGAAGCTGCTGGCCGGATCGCACCATAACATCTGCGTCGTCGGCGATGAAGACCAGTCGATCTATAGCTGGCGCGGTGCGGACATCAAGAACATCCTCGACTTCGAGAAGGACTTCCCTGGCGCGAAGACGATCCGGCTCGAACAGAACTATCGTTCCACGCAGATCATCCTCGAAGGCGCATCGGCAGTCGTCGCCCAGAACACGCAACGCAAGGGTAAGAACCTGTGGACAGCACGCGAGGGCGGCTCGCTCATCGGGTATTACGAAGCTCCCGATGGTGAGAACGAAGCGCTCTTCATCGCGGACCGTATCAATACCTATCTGAAAGCATCCGGCAACATTGAAGAGCCGCCGCGCTGCGCTGTGCTGTACCGCACCAACTCGCAGTCGCGGCTAGTGGAAGAGGCGCTTCGCCGCTATCAGATCCAGTACCACATGGTCGGCGGCTTCAGCTTCTACGACCGCGCCGAGGTCAAAGACATCCTCAGCTACATGAAGCTGGTGCAGAACACGAACGACTCCATCGCTCTGAACCGGGTCGTCAACTCGCCACCGCGCGGCATCGGCAAGACGACCATGGAGACGCTCGAACGCATGGCGTTGACAACTGGCATCAGCACGTGGGACGCGATTGGCCGCGCCATTGAAGATCGCCTGTTGCCTGCCCGCGCGCTCACTGCGCTCTCCGGCTTCAAGCGCCTCATCGAAGATGCTCGCGCGATGCTCGGCACTGAGTTCGCGGAGAAGCTGACGCAGGATGTGAGCGAGGAAGGTGCGGGCAATACAAATTTCGATCCGGCCGCGTTTGGTGCAGTCGAAGCCGAATCCGAAGACACTTCCTTCCCTCCCGTCGAAGGCAACGGTGCGGACACGTCGTTCGATACCAGCTTTAATTTCGGCTTCGACTTTGGTCCTAGCGAAGAGGTCTCGACCATCGCTGCCGAAAATGCAACTCTACCGGTTACAGATGCGGAAGCCGTATCCTTCAATCCCTTTGCTCCGGTCGTGCTTAAGTCGAACAAGCCACAGTTGAAGCGCAGCGCAGCGGACTCCAAGCCCGCCTCCGCGCAGGACCGCGCCGCTGAGCGCATTATGGCGGACGAGAAGCCTGCTTTCCGTGCTCCGGGCGATCCCGCCACGCTGCCCGAGTTGATCAAGTTCCTCAATGATCGCAGCGGCTACATTCGCGCGCTTGAAGAAGAGGCCACGCCCGAGAGCTTCTCCCGCATCGAGAACCTGAAGGAACTCGCCAACGCCGCGCAGGACGCCCAGGAGCGCGGCGAGACGCTGCATGAGTTCCTCGACCACGCCGCGCTCATCTCGGACGCCGATGGCTACTCCGCCGAAGCTCGCGTGACGCTGATGACGCTGCACGCGGCGAAGGGTCTGGAGTTTCCGCTCGTCTTTCTGACTGGAATGGAGGAAGGGCTCTTCCCGCACTCGCGTACCTTTACCGACCCCGTCGGTCTTGAAGAAGAGCGCCGGCTCTGCTATGTCGGCATGACCCGCGCCATGGATACGCTCGTGATGACCCGTGCCCGCTATCGCCGCCGTTACGGCAGCGACATGCCGGAGGCCAGCGTTCCCTCGCGCTTCCTTGAGGAAGTTCCACAACGGCTGGTAGAAGACCTCGGCAGTCCCGGTCAGAGGCCTAGTTTCAACTCTGGTTACGGAAACTCCTACGGAAATCGTCCCGGCAGCGGCTCAGGCAGCCACGAAGACGGCGAACGCCACTACAGCTACGAGGACGAAGACCAGAGCGGCAGCCGCAATCGGCCTGCTGCCGCGGGTAGTCGCCCGAGCGGCAGTTCCATGGACAATATTGCGAACTTCTTCGCCGCGCGCGGCCAGTCTGTCCCCAGTTTCAAGGCTGGGCAGAAGTTCTCCCGCCCCAAGCTCGACGTCCCCGCACCCACTGGAAAGACCGGCCTGCAGCAGGGAGTGCGCGTTCGTCACCCCAAATACGGCGAAGGAATGGTCTTTCGCCGCGAAGGGGATGGGGATGACGCCAAGATTACAGTACAATTTCAACAGCACGGCGTGAAGAAGCTGGTGGAGAAGTTTGCCCAGCTCGAACGGCTCTAG
- a CDS encoding DUF971 domain-containing protein, giving the protein MSHEGIRILNATEVEREAAQEQVKLAPDAVTPVKVRVKKSEGTGMEIDWRDGHTSTWSFFWLRHGCPCATCHEERDASGRAPGIPKPKPQTLLPMYEAPIKPLEVSPVGKYALRFKWSDGHESGIYSWEYLRRQCQCAVCTAK; this is encoded by the coding sequence ATGAGTCACGAAGGAATTCGCATCCTCAACGCAACCGAGGTTGAGCGCGAGGCCGCGCAGGAGCAGGTAAAGCTTGCGCCCGACGCGGTTACGCCGGTGAAGGTTCGCGTCAAGAAGTCCGAAGGCACGGGCATGGAGATTGATTGGCGTGATGGCCACACCAGCACCTGGAGCTTCTTCTGGCTGCGCCATGGCTGTCCCTGCGCAACGTGCCACGAGGAGCGCGACGCCTCTGGCCGTGCGCCCGGGATTCCCAAGCCGAAACCACAGACTTTGCTGCCGATGTATGAGGCCCCGATAAAACCACTGGAGGTTTCTCCAGTAGGTAAATATGCCTTGCGATTCAAGTGGAGCGACGGGCACGAGAGCGGTATCTATTCATGGGAGTACTTGCGGCGGCAGTGCCAGTGCGCCGTCTGTACGGCTAAATAA